From a single Calothrix sp. NIES-2098 genomic region:
- a CDS encoding cytochrome c class I — protein MRRLLFILLLAIALFKFTFTLPALAAETSNGSKIFDANCSSCHIGGGNILISHKTLAKEALSNYLENYNQDAIQAIIHQVQNGKNAMPSFKNKLSSEEILEVAAYVFQKAETGW, from the coding sequence TTGAGAAGACTTTTATTTATACTATTGTTGGCGATCGCTCTATTTAAATTCACATTCACTCTACCAGCACTAGCTGCCGAAACATCCAATGGAAGTAAAATCTTCGATGCTAATTGTTCTTCTTGCCATATAGGTGGCGGTAACATCCTAATTAGCCATAAAACTCTCGCAAAAGAGGCATTGTCAAATTACCTGGAAAATTATAACCAAGACGCTATTCAAGCCATTATCCACCAGGTACAGAATGGAAAAAATGCTATGCCCTCTTTCAAAAACAAGTTAAGCAGCGAGGAAATATTGGAGGTAGCAGCTTACGTTTTCCAGAAAGCGGAAACAGGCTGGTAG
- a CDS encoding plastocyanin, protein MKLIAASLRRFGLAVLTILLVVSSFAIFTPSASAETYQVKLGTDKGQLAFEPKKITVKPGDTIEWVNNKVPPHNVVFDAALNPAKSGDLAKSLSHKNLLMSPGQKETTTIPADAPAGEYTFYCEPHRGAGMVGKVVVE, encoded by the coding sequence ATGAAATTAATTGCGGCAAGCTTGCGGCGCTTTGGCCTAGCTGTCTTGACAATTCTTTTAGTTGTTAGCAGCTTCGCTATTTTTACTCCCAGCGCATCTGCTGAAACTTATCAGGTGAAACTAGGTACTGATAAAGGACAATTAGCATTTGAACCTAAAAAGATCACCGTTAAACCAGGCGATACAATTGAGTGGGTGAACAACAAAGTTCCTCCCCATAATGTGGTGTTTGATGCTGCTCTCAACCCCGCAAAAAGCGGTGATTTAGCCAAATCTTTGTCTCACAAAAACTTGTTGATGAGTCCAGGTCAAAAAGAGACAACCACCATCCCCGCAGATGCGCCTGCTGGTGAATACACCTTCTACTGCGAACCCCACCGTGGTGCTGGTATGGTTGGCAAAGTGGTTGTCGAATAG
- a CDS encoding cytochrome c-550-like protein, whose protein sequence is MLYQFLTRYLFPILLIVLMVYHSSTLPAQAANIDPYIGRYLHITESIALNVDEQGNTRLFSPLELSAGKQLFETNCINCHVGGVTLPDPQVSLSLTTLKSANPPRDRINALVSFMRQPMTYDGSQETYWCRQLTPSFLSQTQVESLAAFILTAAQKAPGWGTENF, encoded by the coding sequence ATGCTGTATCAATTCTTAACTCGCTATTTGTTCCCAATTTTACTGATTGTCTTAATGGTGTATCACAGCAGTACCTTACCCGCCCAAGCTGCCAATATCGATCCTTATATAGGGCGTTATTTACATATCACTGAGTCAATAGCCCTAAATGTAGATGAACAAGGCAATACTCGTCTGTTTTCACCATTAGAGTTGTCTGCTGGTAAACAACTTTTTGAAACAAACTGTATTAATTGTCACGTCGGTGGAGTAACTTTGCCCGACCCCCAAGTATCTCTGTCTCTGACAACACTCAAGAGTGCTAATCCACCGCGCGATCGTATTAACGCTCTTGTTAGCTTTATGCGTCAGCCTATGACTTATGATGGCAGTCAAGAAACTTATTGGTGTCGCCAGCTGACTCCTAGTTTTCTCTCGCAAACGCAAGTAGAGAGTTTAGCAGCTTTCATTCTCACAGCAGCACAAAAGGCTCCTGGTTGGGGTACGGAAAATTTTTGA
- a CDS encoding cytochrome c class I: MFRRLIGVVVATVLLTFQFIVGSATAVELDAATRTVPLNEKGDTVVLSLKQVKEGKRLFQYACAQCHVGGVTKTNQNVGLEPEALALATPNRNNIEGLVDYMKNPTTYDGEEEISELHPSTKSADIFTEMRNLTDDDLKAIAGHILLQPKVVGDKWGGGKIYY, translated from the coding sequence ATGTTTAGAAGATTAATTGGCGTTGTTGTAGCTACTGTTTTGCTAACGTTTCAGTTTATTGTCGGTAGCGCGACAGCCGTAGAACTGGATGCAGCCACCCGAACAGTACCGTTAAATGAAAAGGGTGATACCGTTGTACTCAGCTTGAAACAAGTCAAAGAAGGTAAACGTTTATTTCAATACGCTTGCGCTCAATGCCATGTAGGGGGCGTTACCAAGACTAACCAAAACGTGGGACTTGAGCCAGAAGCACTAGCCCTCGCAACACCAAACCGCAACAATATTGAAGGCTTGGTGGATTATATGAAAAATCCCACTACTTATGACGGTGAAGAGGAGATTTCGGAATTACACCCCAGCACCAAGAGTGCAGATATTTTCACTGAAATGAGAAATCTGACTGACGATGATTTGAAAGCGATCGCTGGTCATATTCTTCTACAACCTAAAGTTGTTGGTGACAAGTGGGGAGGTGGTAAAATTTATTACTAA
- a CDS encoding sugar transport system permease protein produces the protein MTNISRFSWLRVLLYVILTLYAVITLIPFLWALSSSFKPLSEIVGGGQSLIPKNFTLDNYKQIFLQEPLFWRWLFNSVLIAVSVTILNLLLNSMAGYALARLHFAGKRFWFLLILAVLAVPAQITLIPTFLILKAIGWLNSYQGMIVPSMVNATFIFMMRQFFINFPRELEEAAQLDGLNTLGIFRHIVLPLAKPALAAQAVFVFMGSWNNFLLPVVILFDPEMFTLPLGLNTFKGQYISYWNYIMAASMVFTLPALAIYAFFNRYFIQSVTFTGGKG, from the coding sequence GTGACTAACATCTCTCGCTTTTCCTGGCTCAGAGTACTGCTATATGTCATACTCACGCTTTATGCTGTTATTACTCTGATTCCTTTTTTGTGGGCACTTTCATCATCATTTAAGCCCTTATCAGAAATTGTCGGTGGTGGACAGAGCTTAATACCAAAGAATTTCACTCTTGACAACTACAAGCAAATATTCTTACAAGAACCTCTGTTTTGGCGCTGGTTATTTAACAGCGTGCTAATTGCTGTCAGCGTGACAATTTTAAACTTGCTACTTAACTCAATGGCAGGTTACGCCTTAGCGAGACTCCACTTTGCCGGGAAACGCTTCTGGTTCTTGCTGATTTTGGCAGTCTTAGCCGTTCCCGCCCAGATTACCCTCATTCCTACCTTTTTGATTTTAAAAGCGATCGGCTGGCTAAATTCTTACCAAGGCATGATAGTTCCTAGTATGGTCAATGCCACCTTTATTTTCATGATGCGGCAGTTTTTCATCAATTTTCCTAGGGAACTAGAAGAAGCCGCACAACTTGATGGTTTAAATACCTTGGGGATTTTTCGGCATATTGTCTTACCGTTAGCCAAACCAGCCCTAGCAGCACAAGCAGTTTTTGTCTTCATGGGTAGTTGGAATAATTTTTTGCTACCTGTAGTCATTCTGTTTGACCCAGAAATGTTTACCCTCCCCTTGGGACTCAACACTTTCAAAGGCCAATACATCAGCTATTGGAACTACATCATGGCAGCTTCTATGGTATTCACCCTACCAGCTTTAGCAATCTACGCTTTTTTCAACCGCTATTTTATTCAAAGTGTCACATTTACTGGTGGTAAAGGTTAA
- a CDS encoding binding-protein-dependent transport systems inner membrane component: protein MFEISRQNRKPRLNITENLAGYLFMMPAILVLGIFVVLPILYAVFLSLHKVQLLGGIEYQFIGFRNFTRLVEDERVWIALRNTAEYVAIVVPTQTILALVLAVTLNSGIRGKNWWRILYFLPTVTSSAVLTLIFMWIYNTDGLLNNFLASVGLPTYNWLGDPAVALKGIMIMNIWSTAPFYMVIYLAALQDIPQSLYEAAELDGANGWQTFLHVTIPILQPVTFFVVAMGVIGTFQLFDQSYIFSGGTGGPNNATLTVVLLIYQAVFRNLQMGYAAAIAFLLAAIIITITLIQRRLFGGERL, encoded by the coding sequence GTGTTTGAAATTAGTAGGCAGAACAGAAAACCCAGGTTGAATATCACAGAAAACCTAGCTGGATATCTGTTTATGATGCCCGCTATTCTCGTTTTGGGCATTTTTGTGGTATTGCCCATTCTCTATGCGGTCTTCCTTTCCCTGCACAAAGTCCAACTTCTCGGCGGTATTGAATACCAGTTCATCGGCTTTCGCAATTTCACGCGCTTGGTTGAGGATGAGCGAGTTTGGATTGCTTTGAGAAATACAGCAGAATATGTTGCCATTGTCGTCCCAACTCAAACTATTCTCGCCCTAGTTCTCGCAGTCACTCTAAATTCTGGGATTCGGGGAAAAAACTGGTGGCGCATCCTTTATTTTTTACCAACAGTCACCTCTTCAGCCGTTCTAACGCTGATTTTCATGTGGATTTATAACACCGATGGGCTACTGAATAATTTTCTAGCTTCTGTGGGGCTACCTACATATAACTGGTTAGGAGATCCAGCGGTTGCCCTCAAAGGCATCATGATTATGAATATTTGGTCAACAGCGCCGTTTTACATGGTAATTTACCTAGCAGCGTTGCAGGATATCCCCCAATCGCTTTATGAAGCCGCCGAACTCGATGGGGCGAATGGGTGGCAAACGTTTCTCCATGTTACTATCCCCATACTCCAGCCTGTCACTTTCTTTGTCGTCGCGATGGGGGTGATTGGGACTTTTCAATTATTTGACCAGTCTTATATTTTTTCTGGCGGTACTGGCGGCCCAAACAATGCCACCTTAACTGTGGTACTACTAATTTACCAAGCTGTATTTCGGAATTTACAGATGGGTTATGCAGCTGCGATCGCTTTTTTATTAGCAGCAATAATTATTACGATTACTTTAATTCAGCGGCGACTCTTTGGAGGTGAAAGACTGTGA
- a CDS encoding ATPase central domain-containing protein, translating to MSYTAYLRSIKNELERTGRTKKSLRVKTILEQFSYQRRSQAFVDNFNTALDEVGLCTEPILDLYIPLDTKLAISIKGVNSEKQAADLEPVLAKLSAALPVKHDFFYYLFDFGSNEEYERFQACLDSNQPVGIFLIPQVEDFFSDIVIKILNYELIRKYQYRGSNSIPKSSNQKFTTNIVEDDDDDEEYSLADANIYHFYLSTMTSVILGTTGLDLLDCEKFDEQFEQISLYANKYNSEQLFILFHCPSASDIQAQQQEDSLGYLVDRVASKIPFTFTLRCKYPNEASIQHKEEIYAHFRLLLELPYYDIEEDEASLLNYFLELQKAQILAESQLLLRMKAEHFYTLKWQQESTEYIYLKYFAIKTLESLGYELSNIRCEVELTSRDRETTDDDTSDYEEEYQSETIEVYVENKVIVEIETLKYQEYQDDNLFLDSIKRILRKSKVWPNKLEAVWLVVPGFEIARNYYQIKKAKEILEYKLTGYYGETFQIIVMAPDYENHQLVPVIFDSIEYPSFEYGVKKQSLVQTYSLLNLSKEIKLDFSQVKGLNEEKEKLSKLLKLQSKGYKDLISGILFYGLPGCGKTLLANAFANESGRYFFKFSPADIVSVWIGQSQKNIRDIFAQAKKKSPSVLFIDELDSIGFNRNEDNAHTDQKATINQLLIELNNLRNSDVIVIAATNYLSGIDSALKRSGRLDWKIPIFPPDESERRDLFKHYLAKIDFDQIINFEILAEKSARFTSSDVELVCREVRNAILLEEISSSLTTSDIITYIHNLQDGGLTLNEEQVKEFLEECKRLSVKNPKLETLKFEWGIVE from the coding sequence ATGTCATATACAGCCTACTTACGCTCAATCAAAAATGAACTTGAACGCACTGGTAGAACGAAAAAAAGCCTGAGAGTCAAAACAATTCTGGAGCAGTTTAGCTATCAGCGCCGCAGTCAAGCTTTTGTAGATAATTTTAATACTGCTCTTGATGAAGTGGGACTTTGTACAGAGCCAATACTTGATTTGTACATTCCCTTAGATACCAAACTAGCTATTTCTATTAAAGGTGTAAATTCAGAGAAGCAAGCTGCTGATTTGGAACCAGTTTTAGCCAAATTAAGTGCAGCACTTCCTGTCAAGCATGATTTTTTCTATTATTTATTTGATTTTGGTTCAAATGAAGAATATGAACGATTTCAGGCCTGTTTAGACTCGAATCAACCTGTGGGAATTTTTCTAATACCACAAGTAGAAGATTTCTTTTCTGATATCGTTATTAAAATTTTGAATTATGAATTAATTAGAAAATATCAATATAGAGGTAGTAATAGTATCCCTAAATCTTCTAATCAAAAATTTACCACAAATATAGTAGAGGATGACGATGATGATGAAGAATATTCGCTTGCTGATGCGAATATTTATCACTTTTATCTTTCAACAATGACTAGTGTCATCCTGGGTACTACTGGGTTGGATTTACTAGATTGTGAAAAATTTGATGAGCAATTTGAACAGATATCTCTCTACGCAAATAAGTATAATTCCGAACAATTATTTATTCTATTTCATTGTCCATCAGCATCAGATATTCAAGCACAGCAACAAGAAGATTCTTTAGGATACTTAGTAGACAGAGTAGCTAGTAAAATTCCTTTCACATTTACTCTGAGATGTAAATACCCAAATGAAGCATCTATTCAGCATAAAGAGGAAATTTATGCTCATTTCCGTCTATTGCTGGAACTGCCGTATTATGACATAGAGGAAGATGAAGCATCTTTATTGAATTACTTCTTAGAACTCCAAAAAGCCCAAATTCTCGCTGAATCACAGTTATTGCTGAGAATGAAAGCCGAACATTTTTACACTTTGAAGTGGCAGCAAGAAAGTACAGAGTATATCTACCTTAAATATTTCGCAATTAAAACTCTAGAAAGTTTAGGTTATGAATTGTCTAATATTCGCTGTGAAGTTGAATTGACTTCTAGAGATCGGGAAACAACCGATGATGATACATCTGATTATGAAGAAGAATATCAAAGTGAAACCATAGAAGTCTATGTAGAAAATAAGGTAATTGTTGAGATAGAAACTCTGAAATATCAAGAATATCAAGATGATAATCTGTTTCTAGATTCAATTAAGAGGATTTTGAGGAAGTCAAAAGTATGGCCGAATAAATTAGAAGCTGTTTGGTTAGTCGTTCCTGGTTTTGAGATTGCTCGTAACTATTACCAAATCAAAAAGGCTAAAGAAATCTTAGAATATAAACTTACTGGCTATTATGGTGAGACTTTTCAAATTATAGTCATGGCTCCAGATTATGAAAATCATCAATTAGTTCCAGTAATATTCGACTCTATTGAATATCCATCTTTTGAGTATGGAGTTAAGAAACAAAGTTTAGTACAAACATATTCTTTACTCAACCTTAGCAAAGAAATCAAGCTGGATTTTAGCCAAGTTAAAGGCTTGAATGAAGAGAAAGAAAAATTAAGTAAACTCCTCAAGCTACAATCTAAAGGCTATAAAGATTTAATTAGTGGTATTCTCTTCTATGGATTACCTGGATGTGGTAAAACTCTGTTAGCCAATGCATTTGCTAACGAATCGGGAAGATATTTCTTTAAATTCTCTCCTGCTGATATTGTGAGTGTATGGATAGGTCAGAGTCAGAAAAATATTCGAGATATCTTTGCTCAAGCCAAAAAGAAATCTCCTTCAGTCTTGTTTATAGATGAGTTAGATAGTATTGGCTTTAACCGTAATGAAGATAATGCTCACACAGACCAAAAAGCAACTATTAACCAACTGCTGATTGAGCTTAACAATCTCAGAAATAGTGATGTAATTGTGATTGCAGCTACTAATTATTTAAGTGGAATTGATAGTGCTTTGAAGCGTTCTGGTAGATTGGATTGGAAAATTCCTATCTTTCCCCCAGATGAATCAGAGAGAAGAGATTTATTTAAACACTATCTAGCAAAAATTGATTTTGACCAGATAATTAATTTTGAGATTTTAGCTGAGAAAAGTGCAAGATTTACATCATCTGATGTTGAATTAGTATGCAGAGAAGTCAGAAATGCCATTTTACTCGAAGAAATAAGTTCTTCTCTGACAACTTCCGATATCATCACTTACATTCATAACCTTCAAGATGGTGGCTTGACACTCAACGAAGAACAGGTAAAAGAATTTTTGGAAGAATGTAAAAGATTAAGTGTCAAAAATCCCAAGCTGGAAACTCTCAAATTTGAATGGGGAATTGTTGAGTAA